A genomic region of Candidatus Binatus sp. contains the following coding sequences:
- a CDS encoding type I restriction endonuclease, translated as MPLTEQSYRQYSEQDTADKLILPYLHNHKGFPSPDTLDYQAQHTVPVGEGEQGRYDGLYLSEGYPYAVLEAKRYSHDLTEEDVNQARSYAVSDFFETPVSFIVISNGRERRFLRKTETIDVQDGRLKYAPIPECTWNAVTAEPPGAIRTSLDAAALVQILIDFKNQTVSDLTAVFLDSASGNYDPSRAPSLAPYLIRIIEERKRFIGGTGSDQKKQTRIALQAISLHFTTKILFIKVIEDLSAGSGTPRIIHTLFPRPEYDLLGGLFGFKVLNALNRRGATAALRTFARSRKFYRGLSQDLAAVTWQDIFRYGFAFHAGQYGQLFRADNYDHFLPAESSLAQIRDRLIKIDIRSALIYGDWPAPQFPANHK; from the coding sequence ATGCCTCTGACCGAGCAGTCTTATCGACAATATTCTGAGCAAGACACGGCCGACAAACTGATCCTGCCTTATTTGCACAACCATAAAGGTTTTCCCTCACCAGATACGCTCGATTACCAGGCGCAGCACACAGTGCCTGTTGGAGAAGGCGAGCAGGGCCGTTATGACGGGCTTTATCTCTCTGAAGGCTATCCATACGCCGTGCTAGAAGCCAAGCGTTATTCGCACGACCTCACCGAGGAAGATGTAAACCAGGCTCGAAGCTACGCTGTCAGTGATTTCTTCGAAACCCCTGTCTCGTTCATCGTTATCTCCAATGGACGAGAGCGCCGCTTTCTCAGAAAAACCGAAACTATCGACGTTCAGGACGGGCGCCTGAAGTATGCTCCGATACCGGAATGCACGTGGAACGCTGTAACAGCCGAACCGCCGGGCGCCATTCGAACATCACTTGATGCGGCCGCACTTGTGCAGATCCTGATCGATTTCAAAAATCAGACCGTTTCAGATTTAACAGCCGTATTCCTGGATTCGGCTTCAGGGAACTACGATCCCTCTCGTGCGCCCAGTCTGGCGCCTTACCTAATCAGAATCATTGAGGAACGAAAACGGTTTATCGGCGGTACCGGTTCAGACCAAAAGAAACAAACCCGCATTGCTCTTCAAGCGATCTCGCTGCACTTCACGACGAAGATTCTGTTCATCAAGGTGATCGAAGATTTATCTGCCGGGTCTGGAACACCCAGAATCATCCATACGCTCTTCCCTCGACCCGAATATGACCTCCTTGGAGGACTATTCGGCTTCAAGGTATTGAACGCATTGAATCGCCGCGGTGCGACCGCTGCTCTGAGGACCTTCGCACGGTCGCGAAAATTCTATCGCGGGCTATCTCAAGATCTTGCCGCAGTTACCTGGCAGGACATATTTCGCTATGGGTTCGCGTTTCACGCCGGGCAGTATGGACAACTGTTCCGCGCAGACAACTATGACCACTTTCTTCCGGCCGAAAGCAGTCTCGCTCAAATCCGCGACCGGTTGATCAAAATAGATATAAGGTCCGCGCTCATTTACGGCGACTGGCCTGCTCCCCAATTTCCCGCCAATCATAAGTAG
- a CDS encoding tyrosine-type recombinase/integrase: protein MARCKHSTRKHNKCSCPIWVQGTLHGQWMKKSLGIRNWESAQKIVRDWEARIEGGSVSVVEAFVQFITDAEARHLKLETLGKYRLLEREMKAQFGPRPVDAISLSDLSEYRQTWKLAGISSRKKIERLRAFFRFCQERGWTEKNPATLLKPPRLVFSPTLPVEDADFQKLIAACEKFPKKGVYGARTGERIKAFLLVLRYSGLRIRDCVMLTRKKIQGDKLFLYSQKTNVPVWLPLPEFVLAAIAGCGNGEYYFWSGIGNPKSGVADWQRSLARLGKLAGVKFHAHQLRDSFAIGLLTNGVSLETVSVLLGNSLKVCERHYNPWVKVRQERLEEVVRRTFSDVQRL, encoded by the coding sequence TTGGCGCGGTGCAAGCACTCCACGCGGAAGCATAACAAATGCTCGTGCCCGATCTGGGTTCAGGGAACGCTCCACGGCCAGTGGATGAAGAAGTCCCTGGGGATCCGAAATTGGGAATCGGCGCAAAAAATCGTGCGGGATTGGGAGGCCCGGATTGAGGGCGGCAGTGTTTCGGTTGTCGAAGCGTTCGTGCAATTCATTACGGATGCCGAGGCGCGGCACCTGAAACTCGAGACTCTCGGGAAATACCGGCTTTTGGAACGCGAGATGAAGGCGCAATTCGGACCGCGGCCGGTCGATGCGATTTCCCTGAGCGACCTCTCGGAATATCGGCAGACGTGGAAATTGGCCGGAATTTCATCCCGGAAGAAGATCGAGCGGCTCCGGGCGTTCTTCCGATTTTGTCAGGAGCGCGGGTGGACCGAAAAGAATCCGGCGACGCTTTTGAAGCCGCCCCGATTGGTGTTCAGCCCGACGCTTCCGGTTGAGGATGCGGATTTTCAAAAGCTGATCGCGGCTTGTGAGAAATTCCCGAAAAAAGGGGTCTATGGGGCGAGGACGGGAGAGCGGATTAAAGCATTTCTTCTCGTGCTTCGATATTCGGGTCTGCGGATTCGCGATTGCGTGATGCTCACCCGCAAGAAAATCCAGGGCGATAAGCTGTTCCTCTATTCACAGAAAACGAATGTGCCGGTGTGGTTGCCGTTGCCGGAATTTGTCTTGGCAGCGATCGCGGGATGCGGAAATGGCGAATACTATTTTTGGTCCGGTATCGGGAATCCGAAGTCGGGCGTGGCCGATTGGCAGCGGTCTTTGGCGCGGCTCGGAAAACTCGCCGGCGTGAAGTTTCACGCGCATCAGCTTCGCGACAGTTTCGCGATTGGACTCCTCACAAATGGGGTGTCGTTGGAAACGGTATCGGTGCTTTTGGGAAATTCACTCAAGGTCTGCGAGCGGCACTATAACCCGTGGGTCAAGGTACGGCAGGAGAGATTGGAAGAAGTGGTGCGGCGGACGTTTTCCGATGTGCAGCGGCTGTGA
- the smpB gene encoding SsrA-binding protein SmpB, whose amino-acid sequence MARDTRNGKPSSDGFDLVADNRKARHDFFIEETLEAGLALTGTEVKSLRAHRANLRDSYARIKNGEAFLESVHIGAYAPAGQFSHKETRARKLLMHRREIDRLWGRVREKGYSIVPLKLYFKNGRAKVELGLAKGKHSYDKRDAIARKTSEREIERALKGRNR is encoded by the coding sequence ATGGCACGCGACACCCGCAATGGCAAACCGTCGAGCGACGGATTCGATCTGGTCGCCGATAACCGCAAGGCGCGGCATGATTTCTTCATCGAGGAGACGCTCGAGGCCGGCCTCGCACTCACCGGCACGGAGGTCAAGTCGCTGCGGGCGCATCGCGCAAATCTGCGCGACAGTTACGCGCGCATAAAAAACGGCGAAGCGTTCCTCGAGAGCGTCCATATCGGCGCCTACGCTCCGGCGGGCCAATTCAGCCACAAGGAGACGCGCGCGCGAAAACTCCTGATGCATCGCCGCGAGATCGATCGCCTGTGGGGCCGCGTGCGCGAGAAGGGCTATTCGATCGTCCCGCTGAAACTTTATTTCAAAAACGGCCGGGCCAAGGTTGAACTGGGGCTCGCCAAGGGCAAGCACTCCTACGACAAGCGCGACGCGATCGCGCGCAAGACCTCCGAGCGTGAAATCGAGCGCGCCCTGAAAGGACGCAACCGCTAG
- a CDS encoding nucleotidyltransferase domain-containing protein produces MAGQREIEEILSLVAGRVAKIDGVAAIVLGGSRARGNADERSDIDLGIYYDGAHPFSTAALGAAAHELDDRHLDGLVTSFGQWGPGVNGGGWLEIRGRRVDFIYREIGAVREAIEDCIAGRPRSVYQLGHPLGFHLQIYAGEVHVCRPLFDPAGAIAELKSLVCEYPKKFRAAAIAKHLFDAEFEISIAAKPAERADVMYVAGCLFRAAGFMTLVLYALNRRFFLNEKGAFAESHRFAIKPARFHDTAASVLGSIGSTAAELSASVDSFQSLVAELSQLATSPEAR; encoded by the coding sequence GTGGCTGGTCAGCGCGAAATCGAAGAAATACTCAGCCTGGTCGCGGGCCGCGTCGCGAAGATCGACGGCGTAGCAGCGATCGTGCTTGGCGGATCACGCGCGCGCGGTAACGCCGACGAACGATCGGATATCGATCTCGGAATCTATTACGACGGCGCCCATCCATTCTCGACTGCGGCTCTGGGAGCGGCTGCACACGAACTGGACGATCGTCATCTTGATGGATTGGTGACTTCGTTCGGCCAATGGGGGCCGGGGGTGAACGGCGGCGGATGGCTCGAGATTCGCGGCCGTCGCGTCGATTTCATTTACCGTGAAATTGGCGCGGTGCGCGAGGCGATCGAGGACTGCATCGCCGGACGCCCCCGCAGCGTCTATCAGCTTGGTCATCCGCTCGGATTTCATTTGCAAATTTACGCGGGCGAAGTTCATGTATGCCGTCCGCTGTTTGATCCGGCGGGCGCGATCGCCGAACTCAAGTCCCTGGTATGCGAATATCCTAAAAAATTTCGGGCCGCTGCAATAGCCAAGCATCTCTTTGACGCGGAATTCGAAATTTCAATCGCCGCGAAGCCGGCCGAGCGCGCGGACGTGATGTACGTCGCGGGATGCCTGTTTCGCGCGGCGGGCTTCATGACGCTGGTGCTCTACGCGCTGAATCGCAGATTTTTTCTCAATGAGAAAGGCGCGTTCGCGGAGTCGCATCGATTCGCGATCAAACCGGCGCGATTTCACGATACCGCCGCGAGCGTGCTGGGCAGCATCGGCTCTACCGCGGCGGAACTATCGGCGAGCGTCGATAGCTTCCAGAGCCTGGTTGCGGAATTGAGTCAACTCGCGACGAGCCCGGAGGCGCGCTAG